From Acinetobacter suaedae, one genomic window encodes:
- a CDS encoding M15 family metallopeptidase — protein MIWFISISFLLVIIVLTLLMSYELRSKCIHLLRSVLPQSKRKIANAMQFAENMHQAAAPEKLQSHWHIQQWWILIAGFFLFSSILIFAFTRPINSTRIEAEYLKQTDPQIYALLNGEILSPPPEVDETLIQDALIEATRIEQEYHAQHSGSIDASQIESPVAHAHGALDSSLVDRKWDKMNPRYKQRLLMVFKIMKEQHGYELVLLEGYRSPARQNMLAGNPNTTRARSYQSYHQFGLAADVAFKRNGKVVISERDPWAMRGYELYGQVAESVGLTWGGRWKSIKDYGHTEYRMPGLKKTKEMAELLTSEGQLNNTIS, from the coding sequence ATGATTTGGTTTATTTCGATTAGCTTTTTGCTTGTCATCATTGTATTGACGTTACTGATGTCCTATGAATTACGCTCCAAGTGTATTCATTTATTACGCTCTGTACTTCCACAGAGCAAAAGGAAAATTGCAAATGCCATGCAATTTGCTGAAAACATGCATCAAGCGGCTGCACCTGAAAAGCTGCAATCGCATTGGCATATACAACAATGGTGGATTTTAATCGCCGGATTCTTTTTATTTTCCAGCATTTTAATTTTTGCTTTTACACGACCAATTAATTCAACCCGTATTGAAGCAGAGTATTTAAAACAAACGGACCCTCAAATTTATGCTTTGTTGAATGGTGAGATCCTAAGCCCACCACCCGAAGTTGATGAAACACTTATTCAAGATGCATTAATTGAAGCAACTAGAATCGAACAGGAATATCATGCTCAACATAGTGGTTCGATAGATGCCTCACAAATCGAGAGTCCTGTTGCACATGCACATGGTGCACTTGACAGTAGTCTAGTTGATCGTAAGTGGGACAAGATGAATCCACGCTATAAACAACGTTTACTCATGGTCTTTAAAATTATGAAAGAACAACATGGCTATGAGCTTGTCTTACTCGAAGGCTATCGCAGCCCCGCTCGACAGAATATGCTAGCAGGAAATCCCAATACCACACGTGCGAGAAGTTACCAAAGTTATCATCAATTTGGTTTAGCTGCGGATGTTGCGTTCAAACGTAACGGTAAAGTGGTAATCAGTGAACGTGACCCATGGGCAATGCGAGGCTATGAACTTTACGGTCAAGTAGCTGAATCTGTCGGCTTAACATGGGGCGGACGTTGGAAATCAATCAAAGACTATGGACACACTGAATATCGTATGCCTGGTTTAAAGAAAACCAAAGAAATGGCTGAATTGCTTACTTCAGAAGGTCAACTCAATAACACTATTTCTTAG
- a CDS encoding DUF4112 domain-containing protein codes for MTQQKKLTQQQAIAVERDLAKFANTMDSLVRIPFTKQGVGADAALSTIPFAGDVAGFILTLYAFKKAREVGVPQHKLNGVVKLAILDMLVGFVPIVGTIFDVFIRPSRKTLDIVHDHIREEYQVRSDIHVVHPFLHEALEQKQKTSAFWRNPIVSWIWLRIPDLLGIAILVLLVMAVWAGFSFLWQWYQSFN; via the coding sequence ATGACCCAACAAAAAAAACTAACGCAACAGCAGGCGATTGCAGTAGAGCGTGATTTAGCAAAATTTGCCAACACCATGGATAGTTTGGTACGTATTCCATTTACCAAACAAGGGGTGGGGGCCGATGCGGCACTGAGTACCATTCCCTTTGCAGGTGATGTTGCAGGATTCATTTTAACGTTATATGCATTTAAAAAAGCCAGAGAGGTTGGTGTTCCACAACATAAATTGAATGGGGTGGTGAAACTGGCAATTTTGGATATGCTCGTTGGTTTTGTTCCAATTGTCGGGACAATATTTGATGTATTTATTCGCCCCAGCCGCAAGACGTTGGATATTGTACATGATCATATTCGTGAAGAATATCAGGTACGTAGTGATATCCACGTAGTACATCCATTTTTACATGAAGCGTTAGAACAAAAGCAAAAAACTTCAGCATTTTGGCGTAACCCTATTGTGAGTTGGATCTGGTTGCGGATACCTGATTTATTGGGAATAGCCATTCTGGTTTTATTGGTTATGGCTGTATGGGCTGGATTTAGTTTTCTATGGCAATGGTATCAGTCCTTTAATTGA
- the htpX gene encoding protease HtpX, with translation MMRIGLFLLTNLAVLVVAGIILSLFGVGSYRSAGGLNLGNLLVFCFVFGMVGSFISLFMSKWMAKKTTGTELIDPNAPRNQAEAWLLQEVSQLSQRAGIKMPEVGIFPSYQSNAFATGWNKNDALVAVSTGLLERMNKDELRAVLAHEIGHVANGDMVTLALIQGVVNAFVMFFARVAGDFIDRNVFGREDGEAPGLAYFAITIVLDIVFGILASTIVMWFSRQREYRADEAGARLAGKDAMISALLRLQAESEMPDQMPKEMKAFAITEGKEQGFSLAALFQTHPSIEQRVAALKQLNVH, from the coding sequence ATGATGCGGATTGGTTTGTTCTTGCTAACCAACCTCGCGGTACTGGTTGTAGCTGGCATTATTTTGTCACTCTTCGGTGTCGGTAGTTACCGTAGTGCGGGTGGCTTAAATCTAGGCAACCTATTAGTCTTCTGTTTTGTCTTTGGTATGGTGGGTTCTTTTATTTCCCTCTTCATGTCAAAGTGGATGGCTAAAAAAACCACTGGGACTGAATTAATCGACCCGAATGCACCTCGTAATCAGGCTGAAGCGTGGTTGTTGCAAGAAGTTTCTCAATTATCTCAACGTGCAGGTATTAAAATGCCTGAAGTGGGGATCTTCCCATCTTATCAATCAAATGCATTTGCAACTGGTTGGAATAAAAATGACGCACTGGTAGCTGTTTCGACAGGTCTATTAGAACGCATGAACAAAGATGAACTTCGTGCCGTACTTGCACACGAAATCGGACACGTTGCGAATGGTGACATGGTTACACTTGCCTTGATTCAAGGTGTAGTCAATGCCTTCGTTATGTTCTTTGCACGTGTAGCAGGTGACTTTATCGACCGCAACGTCTTTGGTCGTGAAGATGGGGAAGCACCTGGTCTTGCTTATTTCGCCATTACCATCGTATTAGATATTGTGTTTGGTATTTTAGCATCCACAATCGTAATGTGGTTCTCTCGTCAACGTGAATATCGTGCAGATGAAGCTGGTGCTCGTTTAGCAGGTAAAGATGCCATGATTTCTGCACTACTTCGCTTACAAGCTGAGTCAGAAATGCCGGATCAAATGCCAAAAGAAATGAAAGCATTTGCAATTACGGAAGGTAAGGAACAAGGCTTTAGCTTAGCTGCTTTATTCCAAACTCACCCAAGCATCGAGCAACGTGTTGCTGCGCTCAAACAATTGAATGTTCACTAA
- a CDS encoding SCP2 sterol-binding domain-containing protein — translation MAAFLTDDWFATVDKLTAEAGDLNLPPALANLAINLVVTDAAGNTELALDAGKIQKGLSSNAKTTLNMDAETLRKVFLEFDMAAAMQAFMTGKIKVQGDMSQLMALQTAKPSQEQKDLFKRVLEQTA, via the coding sequence ATGGCTGCATTTTTAACTGATGATTGGTTTGCAACAGTTGATAAACTTACTGCTGAAGCAGGTGATTTAAACTTACCACCAGCGCTTGCGAATTTAGCGATTAACTTAGTTGTAACAGATGCAGCTGGTAATACTGAGCTAGCTTTAGATGCAGGTAAAATCCAAAAAGGTTTATCTTCAAATGCTAAAACAACTTTAAATATGGATGCTGAAACTTTACGTAAAGTATTCTTAGAGTTTGACATGGCTGCTGCAATGCAAGCATTCATGACAGGTAAAATCAAAGTCCAAGGTGATATGTCTCAATTGATGGCATTACAAACAGCCAAGCCGAGCCAAGAACAAAAAGATTTATTTAAAAGAGTTCTTGAGCAAACAGCTTAA
- a CDS encoding aspartate ammonia-lyase, which produces MNIKINTRTEKDLLGLKEIPDSCYYGVQTLRAIENFNLSSSKLSQFPHFIRALATVKSACAHSNFKLNKIDNNKNNAIQYACQQIINNQYHDQFIVDMIQGGAGTSTNMNINEVVANVGLEYLGHSKGEYQYLHPNNDVNMSQSTNDVYPTAIKIGLISAIEQLNTPFKNLIGSFKAKSVEFSDILKMGRTQLQDAVPMTLGQEFGAFAATLQSDLDKLNRIMPDALSVVNLGGTAIGTGINTEVQYREYAIQALSEITQRKISSAPDLIEATSDMGDFVLLSSFLKRTATKLSKIANDLRLLSSGPRAGLSEIYLEPRQPGSSIMPGKVNPVIPEAMNLVCYQVIANDLAITLAAEAGQLQLNAMEPLIAFKLFESIELLGKAMQMFQQKCIDTIRANAELCQSQVENSIGIVTALNPYLGYETTTRIAKQANETGQSVLALIKAENLISDQVLVDILAVKNMVHPKQSA; this is translated from the coding sequence ATGAATATTAAGATTAACACGCGTACTGAAAAGGATTTATTGGGCTTAAAGGAAATTCCAGATAGTTGCTATTATGGTGTGCAAACGTTAAGAGCAATTGAAAATTTTAATTTAAGTTCAAGTAAATTAAGTCAGTTTCCTCATTTTATTAGAGCATTAGCAACTGTAAAATCAGCTTGTGCACATTCAAATTTTAAACTAAACAAAATTGATAATAACAAGAATAATGCAATTCAATATGCATGCCAACAAATTATTAATAATCAGTATCATGATCAATTTATTGTTGATATGATTCAAGGTGGTGCTGGTACTTCTACAAATATGAATATAAATGAAGTGGTTGCTAATGTTGGTTTAGAGTATTTGGGACACTCAAAGGGTGAATATCAATATTTACATCCCAATAATGATGTGAATATGTCTCAATCAACCAATGATGTCTACCCAACAGCAATTAAAATTGGTTTAATTTCAGCGATTGAACAGTTGAATACGCCATTTAAGAATTTAATTGGAAGCTTTAAAGCGAAATCTGTAGAGTTCTCAGATATTTTAAAAATGGGGCGTACACAGTTGCAAGATGCTGTGCCAATGACGTTAGGGCAAGAGTTCGGTGCATTTGCTGCGACTTTACAAAGTGATCTGGATAAACTTAACCGTATTATGCCTGATGCCTTGAGTGTGGTGAATTTAGGTGGTACTGCGATTGGTACAGGAATTAATACTGAAGTTCAATATCGTGAATATGCTATTCAAGCATTATCAGAAATCACGCAGCGCAAGATTAGCAGCGCACCTGATTTGATCGAGGCAACATCTGATATGGGTGACTTTGTTTTACTCTCAAGTTTCCTAAAGCGGACTGCGACGAAACTATCCAAAATCGCCAACGATTTACGTTTATTATCAAGTGGCCCACGTGCTGGATTGAGTGAGATTTACTTAGAACCACGCCAACCGGGTAGCTCAATTATGCCTGGTAAGGTGAACCCTGTTATTCCTGAGGCGATGAATTTAGTTTGTTATCAAGTGATTGCTAACGATTTGGCGATTACTTTGGCAGCTGAAGCAGGTCAATTGCAATTAAATGCGATGGAACCATTGATTGCATTTAAGTTATTTGAATCAATTGAGTTGTTGGGCAAAGCCATGCAAATGTTCCAGCAAAAGTGTATTGATACAATTCGTGCCAATGCTGAGCTGTGCCAATCTCAGGTTGAAAACTCAATTGGGATTGTGACTGCACTTAATCCGTACCTAGGTTATGAAACAACGACACGTATCGCTAAACAGGCCAATGAAACAGGGCAAAGTGTATTGGCTTTAATCAAAGCAGAAAACTTAATTTCCGATCAAGTTTTGGTAGATATCTTGGCTGTAAAAAACATGGTACATCCAAAGCAATCTGCATAA
- a CDS encoding LysR substrate-binding domain-containing protein codes for MTLEIRWIEDLLALEQENSISQAAELRHVTQSAFSRRIQNIETALGFQILKRDSKAIDFTEAGQILLASAKSIQNQLNSTISYLEKNIKNNELNVKFAVSHSLITQFFPRFIHDLSLNLEDLKLEIIAANLKQGMRLLTDGSCDFLICYCDQKTLQQLDTSLFIFHKIVKMDILPVTAVYNNEPKYSFNQLFPLLAYSKQAYLRKCVDEVIENNLNYRTLYETDNASDLKELVLQGLGIAWLPKLLVEKELSENKLKVIDEQIFHTSQDVYIIRRKMILSERIKYIWNLLTNNVPQ; via the coding sequence ATGACCTTGGAAATTCGATGGATTGAAGATTTACTTGCACTGGAACAGGAAAATTCCATCTCCCAAGCAGCAGAACTACGTCATGTCACCCAATCCGCATTTTCGCGTCGAATTCAAAATATTGAAACAGCATTAGGCTTCCAAATTCTAAAAAGAGATAGCAAAGCTATCGATTTCACTGAGGCCGGACAAATTTTATTAGCATCTGCAAAAAGTATACAGAACCAACTTAACTCAACGATAAGCTACCTAGAAAAAAACATTAAAAACAATGAATTAAATGTTAAGTTTGCTGTATCTCATTCTCTTATCACTCAATTTTTCCCTCGATTTATTCATGATCTATCTCTAAATCTAGAAGACCTTAAATTAGAAATTATTGCCGCAAATTTAAAACAAGGTATGCGTTTACTTACTGATGGATCATGTGATTTCTTAATTTGTTACTGTGATCAAAAAACCTTACAGCAATTGGATACCTCACTTTTCATTTTTCATAAAATTGTGAAAATGGATATTCTCCCTGTAACTGCTGTATATAATAATGAACCTAAATACTCATTTAATCAGCTCTTTCCTTTATTAGCCTATAGCAAACAAGCCTATTTAAGAAAATGTGTAGATGAGGTTATTGAGAATAATTTAAACTATAGAACACTATATGAAACTGATAATGCCAGTGATTTAAAAGAGTTAGTTTTACAAGGTCTAGGTATAGCATGGTTACCTAAATTGCTCGTAGAAAAAGAGCTATCCGAAAATAAACTAAAAGTCATTGATGAACAAATTTTCCATACTTCTCAGGATGTATATATTATAAGAAGAAAAATGATCCTTTCTGAACGGATAAAATACATATGGAATTTATTAACAAATAATGTCCCCCAATAA
- the ttcA gene encoding tRNA 2-thiocytidine(32) synthetase TtcA, producing MYAPVESNQGFNFKPELPTSSAYYRLLKKLRRQVGHAIRDYKMIEDGDKVMVCVSGGKDSYTLLDILLQFKRIAPINFDIVAVNLDQKQPGFPEDVLPRYMEENNIPYYILEKDTYTITKRLTPEGKTYCAVCSRLRRGSLYGFAQEIGATKVALGHHRDDIMATFFLNLFHGGSLKAMPPKLLSSDKKNILIRPLAYVEEKDIIKYADLRKFPIIPCNLCGSQENLQRAIINDMLREWDKQYPKRLHSIFGALQNVSPSQLADRELFDFEALDGQREFDLKDPEELKNRLDVVNLSFAAD from the coding sequence ATGTACGCGCCAGTGGAGTCCAACCAAGGATTTAATTTCAAGCCAGAACTTCCAACCAGTTCGGCCTATTATCGCCTGTTGAAAAAACTGCGTCGCCAAGTGGGGCATGCAATCCGTGATTATAAAATGATCGAAGATGGCGATAAGGTCATGGTGTGTGTGTCTGGTGGTAAAGACAGCTATACCTTGCTTGATATTTTGTTGCAGTTTAAACGTATTGCGCCAATTAATTTTGACATTGTCGCGGTCAATCTTGACCAGAAACAACCAGGTTTCCCAGAAGATGTCTTACCGCGTTATATGGAAGAAAATAATATTCCATATTACATTTTGGAAAAAGATACTTATACCATTACCAAACGTTTAACACCTGAAGGTAAAACCTATTGTGCGGTCTGTTCTCGTTTGCGTCGTGGTTCATTATATGGTTTTGCACAAGAGATTGGCGCAACAAAAGTCGCATTAGGTCACCATCGTGATGACATCATGGCGACATTTTTCTTAAATTTATTCCATGGTGGAAGTTTAAAGGCAATGCCGCCAAAATTGCTTTCATCAGATAAAAAGAATATTTTGATTCGTCCTTTGGCATATGTCGAAGAAAAGGACATTATCAAATATGCAGATTTACGGAAATTCCCAATTATTCCTTGTAATCTGTGTGGTTCTCAAGAAAACTTACAACGTGCGATCATTAATGACATGTTGCGTGAATGGGATAAACAATATCCAAAACGTTTACATAGTATTTTTGGCGCTTTACAAAATGTATCACCATCACAATTGGCTGATCGTGAATTATTTGATTTTGAAGCGTTAGATGGACAGCGTGAGTTTGACTTAAAAGATCCTGAAGAACTTAAAAATCGTTTAGATGTGGTTAATTTAAGTTTTGCAGCGGATTAA
- the greB gene encoding transcription elongation factor GreB, which translates to MKSNLITRTGHDLLVAELKRLWHDERPEITKKVNWAASLGDRSENADYQYNKQLLRKIDRRVRYLGKRLEELKIVDYVPEQEGKVYFGAWVEIENEEGEQKILRIVGVDEIYDHHPQHISIESPMARALLSKQVDDEVEVHTPLGKKVWYINSIRYKKAENP; encoded by the coding sequence ATGAAATCAAATTTAATTACCCGTACGGGCCATGATTTATTGGTCGCAGAACTAAAGAGACTCTGGCATGATGAACGCCCCGAAATCACTAAAAAAGTGAACTGGGCGGCGAGCTTAGGTGATCGTTCTGAGAACGCTGATTATCAATACAACAAACAATTGCTCAGGAAAATTGATCGACGAGTACGCTATCTTGGTAAACGTTTAGAAGAGTTAAAAATTGTAGACTATGTACCTGAGCAAGAGGGAAAAGTTTACTTTGGGGCTTGGGTTGAGATTGAAAATGAAGAGGGAGAACAAAAAATCTTAAGAATAGTCGGTGTTGATGAGATTTATGATCATCATCCCCAGCATATTTCAATCGAGTCACCCATGGCTCGTGCATTATTAAGTAAACAAGTTGATGATGAGGTTGAAGTGCATACACCTTTAGGAAAAAAGGTTTGGTATATCAACTCAATTCGCTATAAGAAAGCTGAAAATCCATAA
- a CDS encoding dicarboxylate/amino acid:cation symporter, producing MNQKKLLKYILVAMITGILVGWACHSTLSTAQTTDIASYFKIVTDVFLRLIKMIIAPLVFATIVSGLISMGKSSSLGSITLKAMGWFVGASFISLLLGMGLANYFQPGAGMNLSVPKEVVDVGVSASSLSLQTFITHIFPRSFAEAMANNEILQILVFSIFFGSALAYVQHQTGATVIGKIIDELCHVMFRITDYVMAAAPIAVFAAIASAIAVQGPKLILDYSIFIGQFYIGLLILWMILISFGYIFLRKDVFRLVRAVREPTMLAFATASSESAYPKTMEALNKFGVPKRVTSFVLPLGYSFNLDGSMMYMAFAVLFIAQAYNIDLSFTQQVLILLTLMITSKGIAGVSRASIVVIASTLAMFQLPEAGILLILAIDQFLDMGRTATNVIGNSIATAVIARTEGDKHDVEETETDGVAVDSIVPVNRLADNT from the coding sequence ATGAATCAAAAGAAGCTGCTCAAATATATTCTGGTGGCAATGATCACAGGGATATTAGTCGGGTGGGCATGTCATAGCACTTTAAGTACGGCGCAAACGACAGACATCGCAAGCTATTTTAAAATCGTCACAGATGTTTTCCTTAGATTAATTAAAATGATTATTGCACCGCTGGTGTTTGCAACAATTGTTTCAGGCTTAATCTCAATGGGTAAATCATCCTCACTTGGATCGATTACTTTAAAAGCCATGGGCTGGTTTGTGGGGGCATCTTTTATCTCGTTATTGCTCGGTATGGGGCTTGCGAATTATTTCCAACCTGGCGCAGGAATGAATCTAAGTGTTCCTAAAGAAGTTGTTGATGTTGGAGTCAGTGCATCGAGTTTAAGTTTACAGACATTTATTACTCATATCTTTCCAAGAAGCTTTGCCGAGGCAATGGCAAATAATGAAATTTTGCAAATCCTTGTGTTTTCAATTTTCTTTGGTTCTGCATTGGCTTATGTTCAACATCAGACCGGTGCGACAGTGATTGGAAAAATCATCGATGAGTTATGTCACGTCATGTTTCGTATCACTGACTATGTTATGGCTGCTGCACCAATTGCAGTATTTGCAGCTATTGCATCAGCAATTGCGGTGCAAGGTCCTAAGTTAATCTTGGATTACAGTATTTTTATTGGTCAATTCTATATTGGTTTATTGATCCTGTGGATGATTTTAATTTCTTTTGGTTATATCTTCTTAAGAAAAGACGTTTTTCGTCTGGTGCGAGCTGTACGTGAACCAACAATGTTGGCTTTTGCAACAGCGAGTAGTGAATCAGCATACCCAAAAACGATGGAAGCATTAAACAAATTTGGTGTTCCAAAACGTGTTACGAGCTTTGTTCTACCTTTGGGGTATTCATTTAACCTCGATGGTTCAATGATGTATATGGCCTTTGCGGTATTGTTTATCGCTCAAGCTTATAATATTGACCTGAGCTTTACTCAACAAGTATTGATTCTTTTAACCTTGATGATTACGAGTAAAGGCATTGCTGGTGTTTCACGCGCTTCTATTGTTGTCATTGCATCAACACTTGCTATGTTTCAGCTTCCTGAAGCCGGCATTCTTCTGATTTTGGCAATTGATCAGTTCTTGGATATGGGACGTACAGCAACCAATGTGATCGGGAATAGTATTGCAACGGCAGTGATTGCACGTACAGAAGGTGATAAGCATGATGTCGAAGAGACTGAAACTGATGGGGTTGCTGTTGACTCGATTGTTCCAGTAAATCGATTAGCTGATAATACTTAA
- a CDS encoding MltF family protein, whose product MHSNSSSGSRLCLNSLSSKLPFQALALGIVIIPFNSLSAEKSHQYNTVVAKNVLTVVAVENPSIVFKEDQFLHGFGYDLARNYAQNLNVKLDFKTVPDNATALKWIAQGKANFAMTTSTIADIEKKQLVSFSASCGDQASLSNNGLNPQLNWVFKQADDPLTLTASGFVCQSKQLGTTQQLASFYNRNVVKPESWSTIQKDLNQRLPIYKASFKQSASKYNLDWHLLAAIGYQESYLKPTSVSPTGVRGIMMLTNNTAKAMGVTNRTDPEQSIQGGAKYYDLMLDQFAHVPYPDRNWYALVAYNMGPGAVGQIQKRIQAQGKDPNQWVNLYDYLQRNQARNGRYKQAVQYVKRIRTYLEHIKTSNLINV is encoded by the coding sequence ATGCACAGTAATTCAAGTTCTGGGTCTAGGCTTTGCCTTAACTCTTTATCTTCCAAACTTCCGTTTCAAGCTTTAGCTCTAGGGATTGTAATTATTCCATTTAATAGCTTAAGCGCAGAGAAATCACATCAGTATAATACTGTTGTAGCAAAAAATGTTTTAACTGTAGTTGCTGTTGAAAACCCAAGCATCGTATTTAAAGAAGATCAATTTTTACATGGCTTCGGTTACGATTTGGCACGTAACTATGCACAAAACTTAAATGTAAAACTTGATTTTAAAACAGTCCCAGACAATGCAACTGCATTGAAATGGATTGCACAGGGCAAAGCCAATTTCGCAATGACAACGTCAACAATTGCAGATATTGAAAAGAAACAATTAGTTTCATTCTCAGCAAGTTGTGGCGATCAAGCAAGTTTAAGTAATAATGGTTTAAATCCCCAATTAAATTGGGTATTTAAGCAAGCTGATGATCCTTTAACACTCACTGCCAGTGGTTTTGTGTGCCAAAGTAAACAGCTCGGTACGACTCAACAACTTGCTTCTTTTTATAATCGTAATGTAGTTAAGCCTGAATCATGGTCAACAATTCAAAAAGACTTAAATCAACGTTTACCGATCTATAAAGCAAGCTTTAAGCAGAGTGCTTCTAAATACAATCTGGACTGGCATTTATTGGCTGCTATTGGTTATCAAGAATCTTATTTAAAACCAACCTCTGTTTCACCAACAGGCGTTCGTGGAATTATGATGCTCACCAATAACACAGCGAAAGCAATGGGTGTTACTAATCGTACGGATCCAGAACAAAGCATCCAAGGTGGAGCAAAGTATTATGATTTGATGTTAGATCAATTTGCTCATGTTCCTTATCCTGATCGTAATTGGTATGCTCTCGTGGCATATAATATGGGACCAGGCGCCGTTGGCCAGATTCAAAAGCGCATCCAAGCCCAAGGTAAAGATCCTAACCAATGGGTGAACTTGTATGATTATTTACAACGTAACCAAGCTCGAAATGGTCGTTACAAACAAGCTGTACAATATGTAAAACGTATCCGCACTTACTTAGAACATATCAAGACCAGCAATTTGATCAATGTCTAA
- a CDS encoding lytic transglycosylase domain-containing protein: protein MNKKTYLMTFCLGIIGFFYNSAHVHAGQTIYQFKDTNGTTLLTNKKKAEYSHLKVVKATYYPDSNIHTYSNWGKTEASVLPSYSRNRNAFDHLIKQAAQQHGVSEGLIKAVMHTESGFNVRARSPVGAQGLMQLMPATARRFNVSDAYDPQQNIFAGARYLSWLLKRFNGNTELALAGYNAGEGNVDKYGGIPPFRETQDYVRRVTSRYQNLYASGLGNVTMNNELMAQPASYSNADLPSNLSTSSPPKKQYNRQIITLADGTFTDAPAGTYSTANASASAHIRLSD from the coding sequence ATGAACAAAAAAACGTATTTGATGACCTTCTGTTTGGGAATAATCGGTTTTTTTTATAACTCTGCACATGTTCATGCGGGGCAGACCATTTATCAATTCAAAGATACTAACGGCACAACCTTACTCACCAACAAGAAGAAAGCGGAATATAGCCATTTAAAAGTCGTTAAAGCGACTTATTATCCTGATAGTAATATTCACACCTATAGCAATTGGGGTAAAACAGAGGCCTCTGTGCTTCCCAGCTATAGTCGTAACAGAAATGCTTTTGATCACCTCATCAAACAAGCAGCGCAACAACACGGCGTATCTGAAGGATTAATTAAAGCAGTCATGCATACTGAATCTGGATTTAATGTTCGTGCCCGCTCCCCTGTTGGTGCACAGGGTTTAATGCAATTAATGCCCGCGACCGCTCGACGTTTTAATGTGAGTGATGCATATGACCCACAACAAAATATTTTTGCTGGTGCTCGCTATTTAAGTTGGTTGCTAAAACGTTTTAATGGCAATACTGAACTCGCATTGGCTGGCTATAATGCAGGCGAAGGTAATGTCGATAAGTATGGTGGTATTCCACCTTTCCGTGAAACGCAAGATTATGTACGTCGCGTAACCAGCCGTTATCAAAACTTGTATGCTTCTGGTCTAGGCAATGTGACGATGAACAATGAGCTTATGGCACAACCCGCCAGTTATTCAAATGCAGACTTACCAAGTAATCTATCTACTAGCAGTCCACCCAAAAAACAGTATAACCGCCAAATTATTACACTGGCAGACGGAACATTTACAGATGCACCTGCAGGCACCTATTCAACTGCAAATGCTTCCGCATCTGCACACATACGATTGAGTGATTAA
- the icmH gene encoding type IVB secretion system protein IcmH/DotU, whose product MTQHPTGIPSLFDDGKIGSGLPTTNLPQNKSQTTNLIDLLHDGFYLVFLIRNRYIPSNPSDFRSKILELLNRFEQQAKRLQFSADDIHDAKYAFCALIDETIATQQDPAYFNLQNTWLISPLQLSLFGSQLAGYRFFEILEQLRSRGKDRLAALEVFHYCLLLGFQGKYRLESVESLNHLVARVGDEIDYLKGKKAAFSPFAAIPDQIKHIIHHELPFFWILIFLLMFAALTFAGLKFMLTQQNKSALTPYQNVISAPAEEAHITIHLP is encoded by the coding sequence ATGACTCAACATCCGACAGGCATCCCCTCTTTATTTGATGATGGTAAAATTGGTTCTGGCCTACCCACAACTAATCTACCGCAAAATAAGTCCCAAACAACGAATCTCATCGATTTATTACACGACGGATTCTATTTGGTTTTTTTAATTCGTAATCGCTATATTCCTTCTAACCCAAGTGATTTTCGTAGCAAAATTTTGGAGTTATTAAATCGTTTTGAACAGCAAGCAAAACGACTGCAATTTTCAGCAGATGACATCCACGATGCTAAATATGCTTTTTGTGCTTTGATTGATGAAACAATTGCAACACAACAAGACCCTGCTTATTTCAATTTGCAAAATACGTGGTTAATCAGTCCATTACAATTGAGTTTATTTGGTTCGCAATTAGCAGGTTATCGCTTTTTTGAGATTCTCGAGCAATTACGTAGTCGCGGCAAAGATCGTTTAGCAGCATTAGAAGTTTTTCATTACTGTTTACTACTCGGTTTTCAAGGGAAATATCGACTCGAGTCTGTCGAAAGTCTCAACCATTTGGTAGCTCGTGTAGGCGATGAGATTGACTATCTCAAAGGTAAAAAAGCTGCATTTTCACCCTTCGCAGCGATTCCAGATCAAATCAAACATATTATCCACCATGAATTGCCATTTTTTTGGATTTTAATTTTCTTATTGATGTTTGCTGCACTCACCTTTGCTGGGCTGAAATTTATGCTCACTCAACAAAATAAAAGTGCGCTCACACCTTATCAAAATGTAATTTCAGCACCTGCTGAAGAAGCACATATCACAATTCATTTACCGTAG